One stretch of Oncorhynchus masou masou isolate Uvic2021 chromosome 9, UVic_Omas_1.1, whole genome shotgun sequence DNA includes these proteins:
- the LOC135546487 gene encoding transmembrane protease serine 5-like: MNLDGDILSVIENPVAVSHPFHPEKTGVGEARGAQSQSCHAWLRGIHSTNHAHRLVRVLVAVCAVGLLGGLAVGVWFLVRLLLRPTSSQSSAGLGDTKETSFCNVTEDISVADPRKVFYRISPENSLLEIQLEKVPTWLPVCYERWNSSLGTLVCRQLGYLRLTKQKGVNLTDIGPNYTDGFIQITSEHKTSLENIWQLRGSCVTGKVIALKCFECGTRAKLPRIIGGVEATLGRWPWQVSLYYSNRHTCGGTIITSQWVVTAAHCVHNYRLPQVSSWVVYAGIVTRSSAKMAQYTGYAVEKIIYNKKYNPRSHDNDIALMKLLTPLNFSDTIRPICLPQYERDLPGGTQCWISGWGYTQPDDALIPATLKEAPVPLISTKKCNSSCMYNGEVTPRMLCAGYTEGKVDACQGDSGGPLVCQIDNMWRLVGVVSWGTGCAEPNHPGVYTKVAEFLGWIYDMIESY, encoded by the exons ATG AATCTTGATGGAGATATATTATCTGTGATTGAGAATCCTGTGGCTGTCAGTCATCCTTTTCACCCAGAGAAGACAGGAGTGGGAGAGGCCCGAGGAGCTCAAAGTCAGAGCTGCCATGCCTGGCTGAGAGGAATCCATTCTACAAACCACG CCCATAGACTGGTGAGAGTACTGGTTGCTGTGTGTGCAGTAGGACTTCTGGGAGGCTTAGCAGTCGGAGTGTGGTTCCTAG TCAGGTTGTTGTTGCGGCCTACCTCCTCTCAGAGTTCAGCAGGGCTGGGGGACACCAAGGAGACGTCCTTCTGCAACGTGACTGAGGACATCTCTGTGGCTGACCCCAGGAAAG TGTTTTACAGAATCAGCCCAGAGAACTCTCTCCTGGAGATCCAGCTAGAGAAGGTGCCCACGTGGCTGCCTGTGTGCTATGAGAGATGGAACTCTTCCCTGGGGACCCTGGTCTGCCGCCAGCTGGGATATCTAAG ACTGACCAAGCAAAAAGGGGTGAACTTAACGGACATCGGACCTAACTACACCGATGGCTTTATACAGATCACATCTGAACACAAGACCAGCCTGGAAAATATATGGCAGTTAAG gGGGAGTTGCGTCACAGGGAAGGTTATAGctttgaaatgttttg AGTGTGGGACGCGGGCTAAGCTGCCCAGGATAATCGGGGGAGTGGAGGCTACCTTGGGAAGGTGGCCCTGGCAAGTCAGTCTCTACTACAGCAACCGACACACCTGTGGAGGCACCATCATCACCAGCCAATGGGTGGTCACCGCAGCCCACTGTGTGCACAA TTATAGGCTGCCACAGGTGTCCAGTTGGGTGGTCTACGCTGGTATTGTCACACGCAGTTCAGCTAAAATGGCTCAGTACACTGGATATGCAGTGGAAAAGATCATCTACAACAAGAAATACAACCCCAGGAGCCACGACAATGACATTGCTCTGATGAAACTACTGACCCCACTGAATTTCTCAG ATACCATCAGGCCTATCTGTCTGCCACAGTACGAGCGTGATTTACCAGGAGGAACACAGTGCTGGATCTCTGGCTGGGGCTACACTCAACCAGATGATG CTCTCATCCCTGCCACGCTAAAAGAAGCTCCGGTTCCACTGATAAGCACCAAGAAATGCAACAGTTCCTGCATGTACAATGGAGAGGTCACCCCCCGCATGCTCTGTGCTGGATACACCGAGGGAAAAGTGGACGCATGTCAG GGGGACAGTGGGGGTCCGCTAGTCTGTCAAATTGACAACATGTGGAGACTGGTAGGGGTGGTGAGCTGGGGTACAGGCTGCGCTGAGCCCAACCACCCCGGAGTTTACACCAAGGTGGCCGAGTTTCTCGGCTGGATCTACGACATGATTGAG AGctactga
- the pih1d2 gene encoding PIH1 domain-containing protein 2 yields MSSSLGCTKEVLQQVNQFWSMLDDLSQNDPQSYQMFIEKQMKQGTDYNAPPQPDSCLLTEMLEPKKGLLYINVCGWKRVPTPADENKPVPVCGGRLETDTDEGGDDYSVMDVAFSPAVLQQAQKDKKEDQVHLLALSFTQQQHGLRLIQQYNVSSSKLKGSLEDMQRRLGSLKQSSPATNTASQTPASLLQQISLREGQTEDSTPVQLITSVQLTPGPGDQSNKTKNLIQVISSSVTAEPQRPQHQLTVNSDPRDLSRSLKLTVELPKVQSITDCHLSISQGDVLLEVEDMYHLHLELPETVNEESASATFNKKKRLLTLQVSIL; encoded by the exons ATGTCTTCTTCCCTGGGGTGTACAAAGGAAGTTTTGCAGCAGGTCAACCAGTTCTGGTCCATGTTAGACGACCTGTCTCAGAATGACCCTCAAAGCTACCAGATGTTTATCGAGAAACAGATGAAACAGGGAACTGATTATAATGCACCACCTCAGCCTGACTCCTGCCTACTCACCGAAATGCTG GAGCCAAAGAAAGGGTTGCTGTACATCAATGTGTGTGGCTGGAAGCGCGTCCCTACCCCTGCTGATGAGAACAAGCCAGTGCCTGTgtgtggagggagactggagacagacactGATGAAGGAGGAG ACGACTACAGTGTGATGGATGTGGCGTTCAGCCCTGCGGTGCTGCAGCAGGCTCAGAAGGACAAGAAGGAAGACCAGGTTCACCTGTTAGCTCTGAGCTTCACCCAGCAGCAGCATGGCCTGCGTCTGATCCAGCAGTACAACGTCAGCAGCAGTAAGCTGAAGGGCAGCCTAGAGGACATGCAGCGCCGCCTGGGTTCTCTAAAACAGTCCAGCCCTGCCACAAACACAG CCTCCCAGACCCCAGCTTCCCTGCTTCAGCAGATCTCTCTGCGTGAAGGGCAGACTGAGGACAGTACACCTGTGCAGCTCATCACATCTGTCCAGCTAACTCCTGGGCCAGGGGaccaaagcaacaagaccaagaACCTGATCCAGGTGATCTCTAGCTCAGTGACAGCCGAGCCTCAGCGGCCACAGCACCAGCTCACTGTCAACTCTGACCCCAGGGACCTCTCCCGGAGCCTGAAGCTGACTGTGGAGCTACCAAAGGTTCAGTCCATCACAGACTGCCATCTCAGCATTTCCCAG GGTGATGTACTACTAGAAGTGGAGGATATGTACCATCTACACCTGGAGCTGCCTGAGACTGTGAATGAGGAGTCGGCCTCTGCCACATTCAACAAGAAGAAACGGTTATTAACTTTGCAGGTGTCTATACTCTAG